Proteins found in one Paenibacillus borealis genomic segment:
- a CDS encoding M23 family metallopeptidase, whose amino-acid sequence MKFKLAAFTLSIAISLLFTSNVFAADYSIVFGNTAPSTVNFNSPLSSSSTSGFVAVNSKWNQPRSSGTNPHNGVDLNAPLNTNVYAPYDGWSTGISVTGSYDIDFLVDANNNNLQDDGDYHIRFYHMNSREAAGKKSKGALIGKSGNQGTTAAHLHFGICSTSSGLVWLRNEVNYRHLSSTNWNSGKHLDAYAQVTWSSNTASFTSYIMNDGAKEYFSEVRMYYRTTSGSWTDGGVIPRSGDTYNYNFTGKVSSGTSVQWMIRIMRSGVSQAAFGPAKFYQPDNNPNASSYTYGYWTNTVS is encoded by the coding sequence ATGAAATTTAAATTAGCAGCATTTACACTCTCCATAGCCATTTCGTTACTTTTCACATCAAACGTATTCGCGGCCGATTACAGTATCGTTTTCGGGAATACAGCGCCATCTACCGTTAATTTCAACTCGCCGCTTTCTAGCAGTTCAACCTCTGGGTTTGTGGCAGTTAACAGCAAGTGGAATCAGCCGCGTTCGAGTGGAACAAATCCCCATAATGGAGTAGACCTAAATGCACCGTTGAATACGAATGTATACGCGCCGTATGACGGTTGGTCAACTGGTATAAGTGTTACAGGTTCGTATGATATCGATTTTTTGGTGGATGCAAACAACAATAATTTACAAGATGATGGAGATTATCACATCAGGTTTTATCATATGAATAGTAGGGAGGCAGCAGGAAAGAAGAGCAAGGGTGCTCTGATAGGCAAGTCAGGCAATCAAGGAACCACCGCTGCACACCTTCATTTTGGAATCTGTTCAACATCAAGTGGCTTGGTATGGCTCAGAAACGAGGTCAATTACAGGCATTTATCTTCGACGAATTGGAATTCTGGGAAACACCTAGACGCTTATGCTCAAGTGACATGGAGTAGCAACACTGCGTCTTTTACCTCTTATATAATGAATGACGGCGCTAAAGAGTACTTTTCCGAAGTCAGAATGTACTATCGCACAACCTCGGGTTCGTGGACTGATGGAGGTGTTATACCTAGATCTGGCGATACCTACAATTATAATTTTACCGGAAAGGTATCTTCGGGGACATCCGTACAATGGATGATAAGAATTATGCGAAGTGGTGTATCTCAGGCAGCTTTCGGTCCTGCAAAATTCTATCAGCCGGATAACAATCCTAACGCGAGCTCCTACACGTATGGATACTGGACAAACACAGTCTCATAA
- a CDS encoding transposase, whose amino-acid sequence MQALQTLRGVAETTATGIVAEVCSFTRFGNAKAFMGYTGLVPREYSSGQSRWQGKITKSGNTHLRRLLVEAAWSYRYKPAL is encoded by the coding sequence ATTCAAGCGCTTCAAACCTTGCGTGGCGTTGCTGAAACGACAGCGACAGGAATCGTAGCTGAGGTATGTTCATTCACTCGATTTGGAAATGCGAAGGCTTTTATGGGTTACACCGGTTTAGTGCCACGAGAATATTCAAGTGGTCAGAGTCGATGGCAGGGGAAGATTACAAAATCCGGGAATACTCACCTTCGCCGCTTGTTGGTAGAAGCCGCTTGGAGTTATCGTTATAAGCCAGCACTGTAA
- a CDS encoding ABC transporter substrate-binding protein, translating to MKRSMQKVTSLILMVMMLAMVVAACGGNNAKNNSANAGNSGKETQGEGSSSGKKTELLFWSPFSGSDGPFMKKIVDKYNSSQDKYKVNFVIQPNGEYYKQLDVALSTGKERPDLMIMHVDQVPTYQSKDQLQAVDELAATAGINSADFAEAPVKYATIDSKLYTIPLDIHPVVMYYNKDLFEKAGVTAPPTNRAEFDAAVEKLTDKSKGVYGYVVPTLWPQQFIFPSLVWQNGGELWNGTDVAYNSPEAVEMVQWLRDMVDKGISPANVQQDGENTLFLQGKNAIQFNGPWMKSQFDEAGLNYGVAVMPQIGKAKQAIYAGSHGFVVPKAVTDSNTLAGIGDFLKYVSGNSLDWAESGQAVASKTVMDSAEFKAMEFQSTVSQSFSSVQFAPNVLNWGTIVEPVWSELSNAILGKKSPQQAMDDAVAKSRQAMK from the coding sequence ATGAAACGATCCATGCAAAAAGTAACATCACTAATACTGATGGTCATGATGCTGGCAATGGTAGTAGCTGCCTGCGGGGGGAACAACGCGAAGAACAACAGCGCAAACGCCGGCAACAGTGGCAAGGAGACGCAGGGAGAAGGCAGCAGCAGCGGCAAGAAAACAGAGCTTCTGTTCTGGTCACCATTTTCCGGCTCGGATGGCCCGTTCATGAAGAAGATCGTAGATAAATACAACAGTTCCCAGGATAAATACAAAGTGAATTTCGTGATCCAGCCGAATGGTGAGTATTACAAGCAGCTGGATGTAGCGCTCAGCACCGGCAAGGAACGGCCGGACCTGATGATTATGCACGTGGATCAGGTGCCTACCTACCAGAGCAAGGATCAGCTGCAGGCTGTGGATGAGCTGGCGGCAACTGCCGGAATTAATTCTGCTGATTTTGCCGAAGCACCCGTTAAATACGCTACCATCGACAGCAAGCTGTACACTATTCCGCTCGACATTCACCCGGTGGTGATGTACTACAACAAGGATCTGTTCGAGAAAGCAGGAGTCACCGCCCCGCCAACAAACCGTGCTGAATTCGACGCGGCAGTGGAGAAGCTGACGGATAAATCCAAGGGAGTCTACGGATATGTAGTGCCTACCCTCTGGCCGCAGCAGTTCATCTTCCCGTCGCTTGTCTGGCAGAATGGCGGAGAGCTGTGGAACGGAACGGACGTAGCTTACAATTCTCCGGAAGCGGTAGAAATGGTGCAGTGGCTGCGCGATATGGTCGACAAGGGAATCTCCCCGGCTAATGTGCAGCAGGACGGCGAGAACACGCTGTTCCTGCAGGGCAAGAATGCGATCCAGTTCAACGGACCGTGGATGAAGTCGCAGTTTGATGAAGCCGGGCTTAATTATGGCGTAGCAGTAATGCCGCAGATCGGCAAAGCGAAGCAGGCTATTTATGCAGGCTCGCATGGCTTCGTGGTTCCGAAGGCTGTGACAGACAGCAATACGCTGGCCGGTATCGGTGATTTCCTGAAATATGTCTCCGGCAACTCTCTGGACTGGGCGGAATCCGGTCAGGCGGTAGCTTCCAAAACCGTTATGGACAGTGCAGAATTCAAGGCTATGGAGTTCCAGAGTACCGTATCCCAGAGCTTCTCCTCCGTACAGTTTGCACCGAATGTGCTGAACTGGGGCACCATTGTTGAGCCGGTGTGGAGCGAGCTGAGCAATGCGATTCTCGGCAAAAAATCACCGCAGCAGGCCATGGATGATGCTGTAGCCAAATCCCGTCAGGCGATGAAATAA
- a CDS encoding carbohydrate ABC transporter permease encodes MKSTWTSRFTSFLFILPYLAAFGLFLLFPILYGFVISLQDFELLSAAHPFVGLRNYITIFTPGTYENSIFFRGLWTTFQFVLYSVPLLIVVGLGMAMLVNALPAKLRGLFRTFYFLPYALSASVMAVIWLMMFDTNAGFINSLLQKLGLTGIPWLTATPWVWIALVLTTLWWTIGFNMIIFVNALNEVPEDYYEAAAIDGAGAWSRFVSITLPSIRPVMLFVMITSTIASFNIYAQPFLLTRGGPGDTTKVLLINVLDQAFVRKDIGSASAMAILMALLIMMVSIVQFRLTNRKEKV; translated from the coding sequence TTGAAAAGCACATGGACTTCCCGCTTCACCTCATTCCTGTTCATTCTGCCCTATCTTGCAGCCTTCGGACTGTTTCTGCTGTTTCCGATCCTGTACGGTTTTGTGATCAGCCTGCAGGACTTTGAGCTGCTGTCTGCCGCGCATCCTTTTGTGGGGCTGCGCAATTATATAACGATTTTCACCCCGGGGACTTATGAGAACAGTATCTTCTTCCGCGGGCTGTGGACGACTTTCCAGTTTGTCCTGTACTCCGTGCCGCTGCTGATCGTTGTGGGGCTGGGGATGGCGATGCTGGTCAATGCACTGCCGGCGAAGCTCCGGGGGCTGTTCCGGACGTTCTATTTCCTGCCTTATGCCTTGTCGGCTTCCGTTATGGCCGTGATCTGGCTGATGATGTTCGATACCAATGCCGGATTCATTAACAGTCTGCTGCAAAAGCTGGGCCTGACGGGTATTCCGTGGCTGACAGCTACCCCTTGGGTATGGATTGCACTGGTGCTTACAACGCTCTGGTGGACGATCGGATTCAATATGATTATTTTTGTAAATGCACTCAATGAGGTGCCTGAGGATTATTACGAGGCTGCTGCTATTGACGGGGCGGGCGCCTGGAGCAGGTTCGTGTCGATTACACTGCCTTCGATCCGGCCGGTGATGCTGTTCGTGATGATTACCTCAACAATCGCGTCCTTCAACATTTATGCCCAGCCGTTTCTGCTGACGCGCGGAGGGCCGGGAGACACGACCAAGGTGCTGCTGATCAATGTGCTGGACCAGGCATTCGTGCGCAAGGATATCGGCTCGGCTTCTGCGATGGCGATTCTGATGGCGCTGCTGATCATGATGGTGTCTATCGTGCAGTTCCGTCTTACGAACCGGAAGGAGAAGGTATAA